The sequence AGCTGGGATACCTCAAAGATCGATACAGTTCCTTCTCCACTGTTTTCTTATCTCACCCTCAATAAATGACTGGTCCTTTCACCTCAGCCTCTTATTGTTTGCACCTTCTCCATGCTCTGCCTACACCTCCACAATGCAGTTGCATCATGCTGGTGCCCCAACACAGAAGCATTCTAAATACCTCAAAGAACCAATTTAGGGCAGGATTTTTGCCTCTTAGGCCCATGGCACCTGGCTTTTTACCCTGTTTACCACACTTCTTCGATGAGTTGTTTTAGAACCTTTTAACCACAGACAGTTGGGAGAGTCTTGGACCTCAACATTCAGTAGACTCAGCCAATATGCCTTTGTGTAAGTATCTCAGCCTCTAGTTTCTTACTCAGATGGCCACTGGGGGGCAGCAGAGCAAACAGGAGCATATAGTCTATATGGGGGGATttcccaggaaacacagagacagCTAGATTGATTGTACCTCCAGCTCTGCTCACTAGGATGTTGCCACCTGACAATAGCAGCGAGTCTCTAGAAGAGGTACCATAGTAGAGCTGGGGTGGGATTTATAGGAAGAACCAGAACTTCCTCAAAGAGATATGTTACTACTATTTAGAACTGTTTCCCATATTTGAAGACTTATTCcccttattttaaaatccattaaaaacaaaaaagaagcgtGGAAACCCTGGGTGATTAGTGCTCCGCAGAGTTAGTAAATTGGTTGGTTTGTGCAAAATTTGGAGAGAAGAGAGTAGAGTGGCAAAGTGGGTTAACTGTGGCAACATGAGTAGAAGTGGCACTGAAAGTGCAGAGGGGCAGCATCCTAAttgtattgtgattttttttttttttttttgtattgtgattttttaaatcgAGGTATAGTTGACGTACATAATTGTATTGTGACTTTGAATAAAAAGACCTTtaagtacaaaataataaaaaaagaaaaataaaaattcagacatCCAGGCTCCACCTCAGATCAAGAGAATCACTCAATGGGGGCAAGGGCCTCAAAATACATATTGAAGCTTCCCAGGATTCTTTCAAGGCAAATTCGGGACTTTCATTATGGGGTACAACTTCGCCCCATACCTCATTAGACAACTTTCTATTCTGAACGGGTATTGTGAACATGCCAATGGAAATGGCAGAAGGCGTGGCCTGGAATCTCTAACAATGGATTGCTAAGAACATAGCAGAAGGTTATTTGGGGGCTGGGGTGAAGACAAGGGGGAAATCAACGAACCAGGTGAAAATTGGGAAGCAATTTCTTACTGCTGTCCCTGAAAAGAAATGCATCCAAGCCTCTCCCTTAGTTTATGTTCCCAACGAAAGAATCtgggaaaagagaagacagaactaTATTAATACTGCCCCCTGCAGAGAAATGGCCACAGCTCATGGGGGAAGGGGCACTGTTTCCTCCAGTACCCCCTCACCCTATACCATTCCTCAGTTATACTGTAGATAAGCTTCCTGGGTCTCCCTAATGTTCTGAGAGAGATAATTGTGAAGTACATATAGTGTTGCTCTGCTGCTTCTAGCGGCTCTTCTCTTTGGAAGAGCTTCTATTTTTATCTCGAAGGCATTTAACACCCAATCAGTATCATCCAAATCAGTATCAAGCAACATTTCCTCAGcattgtgttttacttttttggagagagaagatagaaggagggagtgggggaaaaTGGGGTTCCACTGGAGTCTCCAAAGTGTATGACTGGTAGCATAAGGATGGGATGAGATGGCCAGGCAGATTAGGTGGGAGGCCCCCAAGATTTGTAGACGTTAATGAAAATGACATGACATATGTGGAATTGCCTCGCACatggtattcaataaatgtcagttgccTTCTCTAGCAGGCTTCTCCACAGGCTAAGCGACACCTAGACATCGTCATCCTTCTCCTTCCAGGGAATGAAGCCCACCTAGAAAACTAGGGAACTCAAAATGCAGTACAGGTGGGATAATGCAGTTGGCCAGCTGGCTCAGGACAGGGCCTCGCTGTCTCTCCATCCTCCCTACTCCACTCTGCCAGGGTGGGGCTGAGAGTAGAGTTTCCCAAGTGGCTTCCCTGAGGCCTAGCTAGCTCGTCCTAGAAGATTCCATGTGGAGGGCTGTGGGTTGCAACTCTCTAGTGCACAGTCCTCTCTTTCTGGCGGTGATAATCtgggggaaagaaggaggaaaagagcagGTTATTTTCCAGCCTGAGCTCCCAACTCCCCATCTCCAACTTGTGGGGCCTCTAGTAATTGGTATTTAAAGAGTTCCTACCGAAGGCCCTGCCAGGTAAGCAAAAAAGAGAGCGGCACTTACTATAGGGAAAGAAGCGGACACGCATGCTGATTTCTCGAGCTGTCTTCAGGATCTCAACAGCCTGGAAGGAACACAGCAGCTTGTACAAATGAAGAGATACAACCCAGGACAGAATCCTAACAGAAGGAATGTAGTTTGCCATTCCAACCTTCTGGGTCACTAATAGCTGCTTCCCTCTTACCAAGGAGAAATTCTTTCTTATCAGGTTACACATCAGGCTAATCTTATCCACTGTGTCCTCCCTGGGATGGCTTCTTGCCTCACCACAGCCCAGGGTGCTGTGCTCACCTTGCTGTGCTCAATATCTTGGAAATCCACATCATTCACAGCTAGGACTTGGTCCCCTTCCTGAAGTCCTGCTCGATGTGCATCAGAGTCCGGAATCACCTGTTGGTAAGGAGAGAATATACATGATCAAGGTGGGATAATTTCAAAGAATGTAAGTGAATTAAGTGCTATTCAAATGTAAGGTACTAtcggttgtgtgtgtgtgtgagacaatGCAGGGAAACGGTGGCTTGCCAGGTGGGAAGTTTTAAGTGGGCAAGGGTATCCCCACTATGCCCCTTCTATGAGTCTACTAAATCATCCCTCTCCCCAAGCCTTGGGACATCAGGGTTCTGCAACCTGATAACTTAACAAAGGGAAGTAGCTATCCGTATTGTCTACCAGGCACACGCACCTTGGAGATGAAGATGCCTAGCTGGGAGGCCTTTCCTCCTCGGATGTTAAATCCCAACTGTAAGACAAGAGCACAGAATGGGGGCTCAATACAGACCACAAACACAAGAACATCCAGTAGCATCACTGTATGATAGCTTGCCTTGTGTCCCTTAGAGAGAAGTCAGAAGTTGTGGAAGTGGCATCTCAGCTTTTCTGCCCATAAAAGTAAGTTTCTTTACCTCCTTACCTGCTTCCCAATCCGTCCCCCCAACCGTGGCCAACTTCAGGGCCTGGTACGGACAAATCTCGCCTGGAATAAGAGGCAACTGTTCCATAAGCTCACCTGAGCTCCAGGGGGCTTCTTCAGTGTGATGATACGGGGCAGAAACTGGGTCAACTCATTGTTGTAGTCTGGGTGGTATACCCTCTGCAAGACACAGCAACCCCAGAAATATTACTACCAGTCTTACTACCTTCATCTAGGACACAACTGCATCACCCTGAAGCCAGGAGAAGGTGAAGTCATGGACTTAGTTTACGTAGAACAGATAACACTGTCCAAATAGGTAGACGGATAGCAGTGGGGAAATGCTAGCCACCCAGTAGCTCCCCACTTCTTTACCTCAACAAAATGGAAATCAGGGCTCTGAATTTCCAGAATTCTCTGGTGTAAGTGGACTCTGGCAGGAGGATTCCATAAGAAGTTCCCAATGGGCCCAGTTGCTCAGAATCTAACTTCTGGCTAAGATTCACTCTCCATTGAGCTTTCTAACCCTGCCATCCTACCTTTCATATATCATCCCTTgtctatggggaaaaaaatcccttgtACAGATGGTTCCCACCTCATGAGGAGGAATCCATGCTGGGGGATTCTCATAGGCAGGCAGGAAAACCACCGGGTAGTCATCGTAAGGAATCCGGCTGTCCATCTCCAGCAAGGCCCTGAAATGGAAGGGTGAATCAAGGCTGACGAAAATGGTTCAAAAGGGATAGTAGCCCAGCGAGTTTCAGAAAACAACCCCAACCCATTCAAAGGCTGTCAGTCTCTAGGCCCGGCCCACTTCTAGGGAGGTGATAAACATtttgggagagaaggaaaaaaactatCAACTTGGCTGAATATCTGGACTCCAAGCAACCTGTTAGGTACACTATAGAAATGATCTCttttctcacaacaatcctgcaaAATAGATGTACCGTCTTCATTCTAGAGAAGAGGAAATCAGGAACGCGTCTAAAAAGATCTGACTACTTTGGAAATTCAAGGGAGTGCTGACTCCAACCATCCACAGGGACTCGGGGCAAGGTACCACCCCACATTCCCTAATTTGATCAGTAATGGTGGGGGTCCCCAGATCGGCCCTTCCTTTACCACCAGACACCTTCCAGATACCCGTCCCGCATCGTGCCTGAGTCCTGCGCCCACGGCGCTGTAAAAATCGTCGTACCACCTCTCCCGCCGGCAGGCCCCAGGAGCCCCGTACTCCTCTCACCATCAATTCAGCCTGGGACCCGGAAGCGGATGCTCAGCTGAGGAAAAGGGGCGGGGTCAGGGCGCGGCGCGCaggccctcctcctccccaacGCGTCTTCCTGCGCGCGCCGCGTGCGTGCTTCACGCACAGGCTGTCTGCGCTCCAATTGGCTGGCGCCTCCGAGAGTGGTTTGAAACTTGGCGGTTAAAGCTGCGGTTGGGACGGGGCGGCGGGAGACCGGGGAAGGGACGTTTAGTTTGGTGAGTTAAGGGGGCACACCTTAGCTCAGGATCGGCCTTTCCTGGTACCCTGGGGCTTTGGTTCTTTGTTGTCGTCTCCGCTGggcttctccttttcatttcagaCGCCACTTCGCTCTCTTCAGAGGGTCGGTTGACTGGCAGTCCTGTCGTGGCAAAGTCTGAGGGACAGTGACTTTCCCGAGGCAGCGATCCCGCTGGGAGCGGGAGGCTGCCACCGTAAGCTACCGCTGACTTCCCTAACCCACCACACCCTCCGAGGAAGGCCGGAACTGAGGAAGAACGCCTTCCCACCCCTGCCGACCTGCTAAACTTAATCAGCGATCAtctttccccaccccatcccccccccccgccgcagAGACGGTGCCGAGGTAGGATCATGAAGGAAGAGGTGAAGGGCATTCCTGTAAGAGTGGCACTGCGATGTCGCCCTCTGGTCCCCAAAGAGATTAATGAGGGCTGCCAGATGTGCCTTTCCTTCGTACCCGAGGAACCTCAGGTGCGTAGCGAGTCCTGGGCCTGCCTCTGAACAGCTGGGGCCAAATGGCAGTGAGGGGCGTGGTCtggcctttcattttttttcttactccttGTCCCTTGCCTTCTCTAGGTGGTGGTTGGTACTGACAAATCCTTTACCTACGATTTTGTGTTTGACCCTTCTACTGAACAGGAGGAAGTATTCAATACAGCAGTAGCACCACTCATAAAAGGCGTATTTAAAGGTGAGGCTGTTTGATTCTCCAAACGATTCTTGAGCATAcactgtgttaggcactgtgATTGCGTGCTGCCAATACAGGAATGGATGAAGCATGAGTCCTGCCTTCAAAAAGCCCACAGCCTAAGAACTAACCCAATATCACTTGTACCCTTGAAACTAGTTTTATACTATATTTGCTTTTTATGGTTCTGCTCATCTTTGACTTGtatatgtttctgtttgtttgtcctgGAACCTCATTAGATTCTAAGCTGTTTGATGGGTGCTGATGAGGATCTACTTGAGGCCCAGGCACTGCAAAGCCTGTTGAGGGATTCAGAGATAAATAACTTAGCTTCTGGGCCCTGGAAGAGTTCAAAGTCCAGGGGTAGGAGTGGAAATAGATGACtacatacatactttttaaaaaatctttttatattttattgacatttatcacttgtgttttttcttttgtgaattttaaatttatttatttatttatttggctgcgtcaggtcttagttgcagcacacgggatttTCATTGCTtcgtgcaggatcttcgttgcagcatgcgaactcttagctgcagcatgtgggatctagttccctgaccagggatcgaaccagggccccctgcattgggagcatggagtcttagccagtGGACCACGAAGGAAGTCCCCATACTTTTAAATACATTAGAAATGTTAAACTTTTTGCTCCtatctttaagaaaaagtattttaaaagttaaaacctTTGAGATTTCCTAAAGCCCCCGAATACCCTGGCCAGTTAATAATCTTGATTACAGAAGCTAAGGCTTTGGTGTTATTGAAGACCATGGCAAAGTTCTGAAGAAGGGAGCAGTGCCTGAGAGGTGTCTAGTTGTTATTCTAGTACAGTGGTTATTCAGGATTCAAAGCAGAGGGCTATTTAAAAGAAGTAGGACCATGGCATACTAGTCCCTTAAAGTTGAAAGGGATATTTGTACATCATCTAGTTTAACTTTCCATccaaagaaaaatactttctaGCAATATCTCTAAGTGAACTTGCAGCAtctggttaaaatttttttctttgacaggGATATCACTGGCTGATAGGGTAGTCCTGTTGATTGCTTTTGGACAACTCTAATTGTTTTAGATTATATTGAGATGAAATTTGCTTCCCCATAATTTCTGCCCAATGATGTTAGTTCATCCCTCTAGACAAACAGAAGCCTTCTTCCAAGCAACAgctattcacatttttttttcacttcttaaaaTGATGTCATGGCTCAGGACACATTGAATAgtttgtttcaaatttttaaattattaaagcaGTAATCTCAAACTTACAGAAATGTTGCAAGAACAGcataaagaacttttttttcctgaaccatttgacTTGAGTTGTTGACCTGATGGCCCCCGAATACTTCAGTGTATATTTGCTACAAACAAGAACTTCTGTCCTACTGTCCTATGTAACTACAATACGACCATCAAAATCATGAAATCAACATTGCTACCTCACTACCATCTGGTCCTCAGACCTCATTCAAGTTTCACCAGTTGTTCCAATAATGTCCTTTGTTGCAAAAGGATCTAGTTCAAAATCATATGTTACGTTTAGTTGTACTACTTCTATAGTCTCCTTTATTATAAAACTCCTTCAGTCTTCTTTTGACTTTCATGATCATGACACTTTTGAAGAtcacaggccagttattttgtaaactttttcaattttgttttgtctGAAGtttatgattagattcaggttgtATCAATATATCTTTagcaggaatatcacagaagtgatgctgtattCTTCTCATTGAATTCTATCAGGCAGCACACAATTTTGATTTGTTCCATTACTATTGATGTTCattttgatcatttgattaaggTGATGTCTGCCAGACTTCTCCACCATAAAGTTAATCTTTTTCCTATTTACATATTTGGAGGACCATTATTTGATTCTAAGTCTCTTCTAATTAACCATCCCTCCTTTCCTTTAGCcattcctaaaaaaaaatatggtatcCAGACCCTTCATTATCTTGTTATCTTCCTCAGAATGTACCTTTCACAGCTTAGTAAGAACACTATAGTTCTACTTTAGTATTCTTAACTTGGGAAACTATGAGAATTATAGTCTTTAGAGGCAGTATAAAGTAGAAAGTGATTCCAATATCTATGTGTTTTGTTAACATTGCTCTCAGTTGCAGAGATAAAGCCAGTATTTTTCAGTCAGGTCAACAGCACCCTAAGTTTTTGTAAAAAGTACTGAAACTTGGTTTCCCCACTtattactatatatacatatctgtGGTATTACAGAAgattatggaatattattctctTGTCCCAGAGTCATGCCAGGTGATATTAGCAATCTATTACAATGAAAATCTCAATTTAACATCTTAAGATCTTCCAGAACATCAAGGTCTTCATTTAGGTGAATAagttctttcaaaaagaaaaaaaagcaaaggacatATATCACATTGAATCATACTTAAATGATGACATTTCTATGAGGAGCCTGATAATACGGTCCAAATGCAGTCTGAGAATTCATATAGGGAGGGATGCTTTCATTGACTGTAAAAAGCAACTTTGTTGCCTTTTCAAATGAAGACTCTGTTAATCAAAGAAATACAGGTTGGAATCCCTTCTATTTGCAGCTTCTAAAACTTTCATTTAATTGCCCTAATTTAGAATTGTTCCAAGTAGAGAGAAAGTAGAATTATAAAACTCTGAATGGCTTTTAGACAGTGACTTGGCCACCTTCATTATCTCAGTCATATCTTTAAGTGTTTTACTTCCTAGCTTTTATGGGCTATCAAGAGAGGCACACATTCAGGTTTGatacttttcttctttgcttatttGGAGTAGTGCAAAGTCATGGCACTCATATAACTTTTCTTTGTGTCTGACATTCCTAAGAGACCCTTGTGTTTAGAGAGCAGTCTCAATTTTGTTACAAGTAATTGCTGAAGGAAGTAGAGTGTACTGATTGGT is a genomic window of Phocoena sinus isolate mPhoSin1 chromosome X, mPhoSin1.pri, whole genome shotgun sequence containing:
- the PDZD11 gene encoding PDZ domain-containing protein 11; this translates as MDSRIPYDDYPVVFLPAYENPPAWIPPHERVYHPDYNNELTQFLPRIITLKKPPGAQLGFNIRGGKASQLGIFISKVIPDSDAHRAGLQEGDQVLAVNDVDFQDIEHSKAVEILKTAREISMRVRFFPYNYHRQKERTVH